In one Lycium barbarum isolate Lr01 chromosome 7, ASM1917538v2, whole genome shotgun sequence genomic region, the following are encoded:
- the LOC132602742 gene encoding uncharacterized mitochondrial protein AtMg00810-like — translation MSQPLGFVDQKYPEHVCLLKKALYGLKQAPRAWLERFSLYLLHLGFKCSRAYSSLFTLHSSEGTILLLLYVDDIIVTGSNSKQMDVIVRKLGTEFAMKDLGQLSFFLGVEVNYFPGVIHLNQHKYANDLLKKVDMTNIKVVHTPLAQKHGLQETVGTAVDPSLYRSIVGSLQYLTLTRPDIIHAVNLASQFMQNPNSVHLQAVKRILRYVKGTISYGLCITSQYSFRLYGFSDADWAGCATTRRSTTGYSIYLGANCVSWSSRKQNTVARSSAEAEYRALAATTTELTWITYILQDIGIYVKSAPTLFCDNMSALYMTTNPVLHARTKHIELDYHFVREKVAQGQLVTQFVRSKDQLVDVHTKALPKDRFRFFRDKLRVVHAPPLSLRGSVEDHDRDDHDKVHDRIS, via the coding sequence ATGAGTCAACCACTAGGATTCGTTGATCAAAAATATCCTGAACATGTCTGTTTGTTGAAAAAGGCACTGTATGGTCTCAAACAAGCTCCTAGAGCTTGGCTTGAAAGGTTCAGTCTATATTTGCTCCATCTTGGATTCAAATGCAGTAGAGCTTATTCATCCCTATTCACTCTTCATAGTTCAGAAGGAACAATATTACTACTGCTATATGTAGATGACATAATTGTGACAGGCAGCAACTCTAAGCAAATGGATGTGATTGTGAGAAAGTTGGGCactgaatttgctatgaaggacctTGGACAACTGAGTTTTTTCTTAGGTGTTGAGGTGAATTACTTTCCAGGAGTAATCCACTTGAATCAACACAAGTATGCAAATGACTTGCTCAAGAAAGTGGACATGACAAACATTAAAGTTGTTCATACTCCTTTGGCTCAGAAGCATGGTTTACAAGAAACTGTTGGGACTGCAGTTGATCCCTCATTATACAGGAGTATTGTGGGAAGCCTGCAATACTTGACATTAACCAGGCCAGATATAATCCATGCTGTGAATCTTGCAAGCCAGTTTATGCAAAATCCCAACTCTGTGCACCTACAAGCTGTGAAAAGGATATTGAGGTATGTGAAAGGAACTATCAGCTATGGACTTTGTATCACATCTCAGTACTCCTTCAGACTATATGGGTTCTCAGATGCAGACTGGGCAGGTTGTGCTACAACAAGAAGATCCACCACTGGTTATAGCATATATCTTGGTGCAAACTGTGTGTCCTGGTCTTCCAGGAAGCAAAACACAGTTGCAAGGTCAAGTGCAGAAGCTGAATATAGAGCTTTAGCTGCCACAACAACTGAACTCACATGGATAACTTACATTCTGCAAGATATTGGAATATATGTAAAGTCTGCTCCAACCTTGTTTTGTGACAACATGAGTGCACTATACATGACTACAAATCCAGTGTTGCATGCTAGAACCAAGCATATAGAACTGGATTATCACTTTGTGAGAGAAAAGGTAGCTCAAGGTCAGCTAGTCACTCAGTTTGTTAGATCTAAGGATCAGCTAGTTGATGTTCACACTAAGGCTTTACCAAAGGATCGGTTCAGGTTCTTCAGAGACAAGCTAAGAGTGGTGCATGCACCACCACTAAGCTTGAGGGGAAGTGTTGAAGATCATGATAGAGATGATCATGATAAGGTTCATGATAGGATTAGTTAG
- the LOC132602042 gene encoding defensin-like protein: MARSVCFMAFLVLAMMLFVAYEVQAKNICKAKSNTFTGLCIADSPCRKACIKENFTDGHCSKLQRRCLCTKPCVFDETISNEAETTYTEEAKTLTEALLEEQIIME; the protein is encoded by the exons ATGGCTCGCTCCGTTTGCTTCATGGCATTTCTGGTCTTGGCAATGATGCTCTTTGTTGCCTATG AGGTACAAGCTAAAAACATTTGCAAAGCAAAAAGCAACACTTTCACAGGATTATGCATTGCCGACTCGCCATGCAGAAAAGCTTGCATCAAGGAGAATTTTACTGATGGACATTGTAGCAAACTCCAAAGAAGGTGCCTGTGCACTAAGCCATGTGTATTTGATGAGACTATTTCAAATGAAGCTGAAACAACTTACACTGAGGAAGCAAAAACTCTAACTGAAGCTTTACTTGAAGAACAGATCATTATGGAGTAA